A genomic segment from Nicotiana tabacum cultivar K326 chromosome 7, ASM71507v2, whole genome shotgun sequence encodes:
- the LOC142162400 gene encoding uncharacterized protein LOC142162400 produces MLLSASTSMSAPTLPIVRADAECLKQFKPIVSFGHQPLGMQSQFINNGRHLICPVQEKRASLICVAALSARCATKGQMQTLTKANSTITVVPGKEKSPDLDDGGAGFPPRDDDGSVWWSGGGDGGWGGGGGGGGHWAGGGGGGRWAFFFFVFLVILGFLKDKEEKGPYRDQRRRKPA; encoded by the exons ATGTTGTTATCTGCCAGTACCTCTATGAGTGCACCTACTTTGCCAATAG TGAGAGCAGACGCTGAATGCCTGAAGCAATTCAAGCCAATAGTATCTTTTGGCCACCAGCCGCTTGGCATGCAGTCTCAGTTTATTAACAATGGAAGACACTTGATATGTCCTGTTCAAGAAAAGCGCGCTTCATTAATATGTGTTGCTGCTCTG AGTGCCAGATGTGCAACTAAAGGCCAGATGCAGACTCTTACAAAGGCAAATTCAACCATTACAGTTGTAccag GGAAGGAGAAATCTCCTGATCTCGACGATGGTGGGGCTGGGTTTCCCCCTCGTGATGATGATGGCAGCGTGTGGTGGAGTGGGGGTGGGGATGGGggttggggtgggggtgggggtgggggaggCCATTGGGCAGGTGGGGGTGGTGGAGGCCGCTGGgcattcttcttttttgtttttcttgtcatCCTAGGCTTCTTGAAGGATAAGGAGGAAAAAGGACCCTACCGagatcaaagaagaagaaaaccagcATAG